In Paramormyrops kingsleyae isolate MSU_618 chromosome 11, PKINGS_0.4, whole genome shotgun sequence, the genomic window TGTTTCCATCGAATGAGCATAAAGACAGCTGTGCTCTGTATTCAAGAAGACCAGTCTTGAGAAACATGGCAACCAAACATttcataattaaaatataaaaaaagtaCCAGAATTAACAGAAATACCATAGATTCAACCTTTGCAACCACTGAAAATTATTTACCAAAAGGAGAATGTGTCGACAGAAACGTGACATGGGGTGTGGATCAGTACAttcgtttttttctttttttgagagATTACAGagattttctttcaaaatacaAGCATCCTCTCCCATGTAGGCTGAACTGCCTAtattcacactcacacacacacacacacacacacacacacacacacacacacacccaccccttGTGTGGGGCTGGCCATTACACAGGCTTGTCCTCACCTAAATTAACCCAAACTAACCAAAACAAATCAGCCCTGAATAGCACAATTCTATTTTCAAGCCAAGCCGCACAGTTTTAATAAGCAACAGTATTTCTGCAAAGCAATGTAGAAAAAAACATTCATATTAAAATTCATCACACAAGGCCTTTGCTTTGCACGGACTGGAAGCAGGGTGACTGTCTGAGCACTTGTTTGGATTTTGTTAACACCCAATGTGACGTTTACACCCACTCAGAGGTGAGCTGTTAGGTTTCACCGGTAAACAACCATCCACAGAGTGACGTTACTCACCTTCTTGGTATGTAAAAATGTGGCATCGCTGAGATCATGGTATTAGAGAGACCTGGTACTTGGTTCAATAagaacaaaccccccccccaatccatcATAAAATAAAGCATGTTATTCAACAATGCAGATTTTGATAAAATATTATCAGCCCCAGCACCATTTGAATTAAGTTTAAAAAGAGTTAGTTCTCCATCAGTGAAACTCCACAAACTCCTCCAGGGTTTTTGGGATTTGGTTGCGGTAGCTGATGCGGTGTTGCTGCACAGCACGCGCTGCCAGGCACTTCAGGCTGATCTTCATCTGAGTTTTGAGGAGGATCTCTGAGACACCCGTGGTGCTCTTGTCCAGCGGGGTCTTCTTCTGCTTGTTGGTCATGTCAGTGTGCGCCCCGGCCTCCACCAGGCTGATGATGATGGCGTGCAGCGTGAGGAAGTCACTGATGGGCCGGTTGTATTGCACGATGATGTGCAGGGGGCTGTTGCCCTCCTGGTCCACAGCGTTTACCTGCGCCCCGCAGTCCAGCAGCAGCTTGGTGACCTGCGCGCTGGGAAAGCTGCACACATCGTTGGTGTGGAAGTCATCCACAGGCGTGCTGGAGCTGATGGCCAGGTGCAGCAGCGACGAGCCGTCCCGTGAGCGCGGGTCCAGTTGGATAAGGTTGTAGATCTGCTTGTTGATGCGTGCCCGCTCCTCATCGCTGCACTGCGTCTTGGTGGAGATGCACACCAGGTATAGGAaggtgaagatgttggactcATAGTTGTCGACGGCCGAGGGCACGTCGGGGTCCTGCGAGGTCTCCAGCCGGGCCATGCTACGCTCGATCTCCAGCACACTGCAGCGCAGCACTAGTTCCACGTCGCGCGCCTTCACCGGCTCATTCAGGTGGATCATCTGAGAGAAGACCTGGGCAAAGCGCAGCAGGTCCTTGTGGGTGTTGCGGTTGCCCTTCTGCCGCAGGTGCAACGCATGTAGCCACAGGCGGATGCACTGGTCGAACTCCATGTTGTCGGCGTAAACGGCGCCGCGGTAGATGATGGGGTGTGCGACGTCGATGTTGTCCGAGCCCAAGATCCTCTCGCGCACAATCAGCCCCTCCATGTGCAGGGCATCACGGTCCTGCCTGATGGTCTCCAGCTCTTGCGGGGTCTGGCATTCCCTGCGCCTCCCGTACGCCTCGATGGGTGGCAGTACCTCCTTGGGGATGACACGGGACGAATCCCGGTGACGCTCCAGCATGGCAAGGTACAGGTAGTGGTACGTCTTGAGGATATCATAGTTCTCGCGGTCATTGGCGAAGGAGGCGCCCAGCAGCTCCAGGGCCTCAATGCGGCTCTCGGGGTCGCAGTCGGCGTGGGAGAGCAGCAGCTCCACCACATCGGCCTTGCAACTTTCGGCGGCGACCTTCAGCGGAGTCATGCCGTGGCCGTTGACCACCATGGCAGCCTGGTAGCTCACGAGCTCCTTTACGATGTCCAGGTGGCCGGCCTCCGCAGCGAAGTGCAGAGCCGTGGCCCCGCAGTGGGCCCTGGCGTTTGGGTCGGCCCCCCGCTCCAGCAAGAAGCGGACTACGTCCGCATGGCCCTTGTAGGCAGCGATCATCAGGCAGGTGTTGTCGTACTTGTTGGCGATGCTGATGTCGGCATGGTGGTCCACTAGGTAACGCACGATGGCCAGCCGCCCATCGAAGCAGGCGGCCCGCAGGGGTGTGGACTTGGTGACCGTCGTATGGTTCACGTTGGCGTTGTGTAAAACCAGGAGGTGGACCACCTCAAAGTGACCGGCCCCTGCTGCACACCACAGGGCTGTGGCACCATCTATCACATACCTGAGAATCAAAAGGAAAAGACGATAGACAGTTCCTGTTTAACAGCCAACAATCAACCAAGCAAATCAGACTATGCTTCTGCTGTACCTAAATGGCAAACATGTAATCCTTCATAAACATAACTTACAAGGAATGTGTACAAGTTTCCAATATACTATTTCAAAAATGCACCCACGGAAGCACCTGTAAGTCAAACTGTAAACAGTGAATTAACTTCGCAAATTTCAATTGGCATGACAGGCGTTGAAAGTTCATTTTAAACTAAAAACAATACTAACCCGTCGAATCTGACGGTGCCAGTTTGCTCCGTATCCACCCCATAGTGGTCCAGGAGCAGCCTGACCACCTTTGCGTGGCCGTTGCGAGCGGCGATGATGAGCGGCGTGGAGCGCTGGCCTGCGTGCTGGGTCACGTAGCTGAGCAGGTACCGGGTCTCAGCCTCCGAGTGGTTCAGCAGCAGGGCGGCCAGCGTCAGGACCCGGCCCTCGCTGGCCGCCTTGTACACATAGCCGGCCAGCGAATCCATTCCGGCCCGCCCGGTCGCCGGCACCTCCGCCTTCGTCGTAAGAATAGTCCGCTGGCTTCAGCACTACTCAGGCCGCCTCCCATTAAAAACTTAAGGCGAGCCCTTGCGCTGAGGCGAAAGCATTGCAGTGCTGGTGAGCCGCCGAATGCCCCCGTCCCCCGGTGCTCCGGCAGCGGCCAGGCAGCCGGCCGCTCTCCGGCTCTTCCGTGTTCGCTCCGCCAGAAACGAAAGTTACGCCGCCTTCCCAGAACTGCCCcgtagtttaaaaaaaaaaaaaacagaaataaaattatataaaacaAGGATAAAATTAACCtttggaaatattccagaaAAGCCCTTAATGATGCAGAATGCTCACGAGTTGGCGCACGAGCTAGCGCAAGGGGCGAGAAGTGAAAGAAGACGGGCGGCGCGAGTGGATAGCGCGCGATCAAAGCCCGCAGACCCCACGGATCGGGACGCGCTTCCGCTTCATTCCGCTACACCGATGCATCAGTTTCTTGTCAGTCGTTCACCGACAAATGGACATATGTCAGTGTTGTAGCTGTTATTCCTTCCCCCCCAGGTCTATCAGTACGCCTCATGACACCTTTCACCTTTGCCCAGGATAAAGTACAGGAAGCAGCTGTGTAACTTCGAAATGCCCCCGTCCTGCAACTGCTACtaacatttttttctggaaaCCTAGAGGGCGATAAACAGGGTGGGCGCTGAATATTTAAGATAACATAATACTTTATTCATGCAATCCTGTTTGTAAGTACTGGGAATTACTAAAATTATAGCTCCGTTCGTTTGGGAAAACTATGTTCCGCATTCAAAGATTGACGCCTTTCAGAGCCAATGAAAATGGGGAAGGGAGGGGGCGCTATCCCGTCTGGTGCCTCCCCTTGCCTTCCAATTGGCTCCGACTCTGAACCGGTGACTATTCTCAATTGTTACattgtatttattgttagtggtttatttacaATTTCTCATATTCAGAGTATGATTCTGTGAACATTGTCAACCAGggatttttaatgaaaagatCTGGTAATAATAACTGACATTCAGAATTCAGCAATAAGTCAATGTAACACTAGAATAGAATACCTTTATTGTAATTGCACATGTATGACTGTCACTGCACAGGTCTAGACAAGATTTAGTTTGCAGCTTCTCGATGCTATTACTGACaataaattaactaaaaatTGATTAACAAATGACAGGCAAAAAGTGCAAGAAACCAGGAAATCTGAAGTGTATCCATGCATACACACCCCTTGGCTTATTGAGACAGACTAAGAACAGCCAAATGTGAAGAATAGAATACAAGGCAGGTATTGGCTTGTAAAGCAAGTGAGCCTATCAATTTGGAAAATGTTACATGATCTTTAAGGGGCAATAACTGCgctgtgaaatattttaatttttagcaTTGTGCAGCCTTGTGTCATATGTAAATGACACACTAATATCTTGGGATATTTTTAGTTTAAAAACTGAAAGGTTTGGCAAGAATGACTCCGTGTAAGTAAGCTGGCCTTCATGCTCCATGGAGCATTTGGTAAAATGACTCAGTTTATACAGGCATGCCAGctgtcacacatctggcgtgacgctcaccctttcagactctcatgctcacACATGAAATCTTACAACAAATCTAGTTTATTCCATTAAAACCCTAAAATTAGCTAAATCAAAAGCACtgtggtagtttgcaaacccatCCATTcgttttctgaaactgcttatccaatTCAGGGTCatagggggtctggagcctgtggGCAttaggcggggaacaacccagggcaGGGCACAAACCCAGGGCAGGGCACAAACACAgggcagggcacactcacacaccattcacacctatgggcagtttGGTAACACCAGTTAGCTTCAAtatgtttttagactgtgggggggaaaccaaaatattcagaggaaaccccacaatgacacaggcagaacatgcaaactccacacacatggagctcTGGCAGAGACGCAAATCCAGGTCCCAGAAGTATAAAGCaagagtgctaaccactgcaccacccccaGATTACAAGCTCTACAGACTATtttcaaggtaataaaactgttacatacatgtaaagacgtgtgcagacttgtctgaAACAGAAAATCTCATGCCGGCCAGCTGACCAAAACTGGCAACTCTGGTTGATTCTCATATTTGGATATGAACTATTTTTGTCTCATCGTCTAGATACCTTTAATTATGACTAGTAATTGGTCATTTAGTGGTAAAACTGCAGCTCTCTAGGAAGGTAGATCTTTAAATGAACAATAAACTGCTTAACCTCAGAAAGGTCATTATTCTAagtatggaatattatttagtaCTGAGAAACAGTGAGAAAATGCAATCATTTGGATATTATCAAAAAGCATGCCAAATACTCATAATGTAATCATTAGAATGTAATCATCATAATGTAATCAATTATCTATGTATCTGCACCTTATCTTAGCCTTTGGTTAGTTTCTGTTGGATCTTTTATTTTAGCCCAGAACATCCACCTTAATTAGCTCTTCAGCTTATCACTATGTAGAAGATCAAACATATTGTCAACCCAAGCTAAGAAACGTGTAACCAGCTAGAGCTGCTAAGATTTGCTACTGAAGAGAAGGGAATTGTCTGAGTTCGCCAGACAGCGAAAAGAAATCATTGACAATCATCACCTAGAGGTGTGgattaagggagaaaacaatgatggtgaatggttgagggaatgatgatgcttaagtgatGAGATTATTCATTGTTAAAGGATGAATGTATTACAATCAGTGTAAAGCAGCGTGTGAGACATTGCTGCAGGGCTCCAGCCTTCGCTGTAACCAGAAAGACTGAATGGGAAGATCTACACCAGTggctcctgactcctgatttGGCGGGTCAAGGAAAAATCACAACACTGTAGCCTATGCAGGAAGCAGTGGTTCAGGTATAGATCTCGAGAGCTGTGTAGTTTGTTCAGCAGGTTTTACTCATGTTCAGTATATTTATGTAATTACACTGAATTAGCTGTTTCTTGTTTTGGACCCTCGTCACTGTTTTGTCAGACTGATCTGTGCCACCTCACCCAGACTCCCTTTTTGTTCGCCTCTGTCTCCACATCACAGAAGCCTGTTCACCGTCTTGACAGGTCTTACCCGCGGTCAAACTAAATTGGCAAagggggtactgggggggggggggggatgctttCAATTGTCCAAGCAAAAGGAGCAGATGTTCAGGTATCATGTGGGCTTCTGCCAGCACTGATTATACTGCTGACAGTATTTAAACTGTCAACAGTATCTtcattttatgcattttctgaaactgtttgtaatattcagggttgcaggagGTCAGgggcctatgggcacaaggctgggaacaacccaggatgggtgccaacccatcacagggcaccaacccatcacagggtgccAACAGggcacactctctctcacacacaccttTGGGCAATTCGGCAAATGCCATTAGTCTCAGcaagtttttggactgtgggggggaaccaGAGGAccgggaggaaaccccacaatgacacggggagaacatgcaaactccacacacagagaaccctggcagagactccaacccagatcccagaggtgtgaggcaacagtgctaactgcTGTACCACCATACCATCCCAAATTcagtttatataaaaataaaagtaacatACAGTTTAGCTAAATGCAAAATATAGGTTATTAGTTAATGATAAAGACTGTTGCGGTACAGGAAccgagcgcccccccccccccccccccccgaggtaTCGCCATTTTACCTGCCCCGCGAAATTTCGGCACCGCCCAGCCAGCTATGCTTTTGTGCGGCAAAATAGGTACTAAAAAGCTTTTTATTGACAGTTAAACATTTTATGTCACAATTAAAACCGAATTTAAGTAAAATTATTATTGCATACTGTTCCattctctgttttgttttatagttATGTTTTTCAGCACCGCTAAGCCTGCTAATTGCTATATGAAAGGCATACCTAATTAAAGCCTGCTGTCCATGTCAGTCTATATGTAGCCTATCTAATTCGCGCAATATAATATATGATTCGTTATACATTTAGCTATTGAAGCATAATTAAAACTATTCAGGTTAAAAGCGTTTCTAAAATAGTATCATTTTGATGTTAGTCATTTTGTTGTTAGTTACATCATCCGCGCAACTGGcaatatactttttaatgtgAGTAAACCGGTGAGTGGAGGGAAGTAAGAGCGTTTGGAGCAACTACGTCTATCTAACGTTT contains:
- the fem1b gene encoding protein fem-1 homolog B codes for the protein MDSLAGYVYKAASEGRVLTLAALLLNHSEAETRYLLSYVTQHAGQRSTPLIIAARNGHAKVVRLLLDHYGVDTEQTGTVRFDGYVIDGATALWCAAGAGHFEVVHLLVLHNANVNHTTVTKSTPLRAACFDGRLAIVRYLVDHHADISIANKYDNTCLMIAAYKGHADVVRFLLERGADPNARAHCGATALHFAAEAGHLDIVKELVSYQAAMVVNGHGMTPLKVAAESCKADVVELLLSHADCDPESRIEALELLGASFANDRENYDILKTYHYLYLAMLERHRDSSRVIPKEVLPPIEAYGRRRECQTPQELETIRQDRDALHMEGLIVRERILGSDNIDVAHPIIYRGAVYADNMEFDQCIRLWLHALHLRQKGNRNTHKDLLRFAQVFSQMIHLNEPVKARDVELVLRCSVLEIERSMARLETSQDPDVPSAVDNYESNIFTFLYLVCISTKTQCSDEERARINKQIYNLIQLDPRSRDGSSLLHLAISSSTPVDDFHTNDVCSFPSAQVTKLLLDCGAQVNAVDQEGNSPLHIIVQYNRPISDFLTLHAIIISLVEAGAHTDMTNKQKKTPLDKSTTGVSEILLKTQMKISLKCLAARAVQQHRISYRNQIPKTLEEFVEFH